Part of the Jatrophihabitans sp. GAS493 genome, GCCGAAGACTCTCTTCGGTGAGCAGTACGTGGCCCTGATCCTGCCCGAGAACCCTGAGGGGAACATCGAGGCCGGTGACACGATCCACCAGGACACGAGCTACCAAGCTGCCCAGATCTCGGACCTGCTGCGGCACACACAGCCGGTCCTGGACGCCCTGAGCCCGGCCGAGCTGAACGCGACGCTGACCGCGCTGGCTACCGCGCTGCGCGGCCGAGGCGATCAGATCGGGCAGAGCCTGGTCAAACTGGATATCTACCTGAAGAAGTTGAACCCGAGTGTTCCGCAGTTGGCCACTGACCTGGTGAACATCGGCAAAGTCGCAGCCACCTATGACGCCGCGCTGCCGGACATCCTGTCGACGCTGGACCACCTGCGTACCACCTCGGCCACGATCACTACCAAGAGCGCCGCGCTGGCGAACTTCCTGACACTGGGCACCAGCACCTCGGATGCGCTGACCGCGTTCTTCAAGGCCAATGGCAACCAGATCATCAATCTGGCGTCTACGTCCGTGCCGGTACTTCAGCTCTTCGCCAAGTACGCGCCGGAGTACACCTGCATTCTGTCCGCGACAACCAAGCTCGACAAGAATGCTCAGGCGGCCTTTGCCGGTGGAGTCGTGAAGGTGACCGTTCGCTCGACCCAGCCGATGGGGCGCTACCTGGCCGGCGACGAACCGAAGGTTGTCAGCGCTCCGCCGAGCTGCAGTGCTCCGCT contains:
- a CDS encoding MCE family protein, with the protein product MNATRIKMRIYGVIFLVVLLGLVGLSIAAYQKRFTKVTDVVLKTDFTGNQLQPQSDVKVRGIEVGEVRAIHATTTGANVELALDPSKLDLVPSNVLAQLLPKTLFGEQYVALILPENPEGNIEAGDTIHQDTSYQAAQISDLLRHTQPVLDALSPAELNATLTALATALRGRGDQIGQSLVKLDIYLKKLNPSVPQLATDLVNIGKVAATYDAALPDILSTLDHLRTTSATITTKSAALANFLTLGTSTSDALTAFFKANGNQIINLASTSVPVLQLFAKYAPEYTCILSATTKLDKNAQAAFAGGVVKVTVRSTQPMGRYLAGDEPKVVSAPPSCSAPLGKKFDDGAAPYGGTGSGAYTKPSTTIPGTFGPNSLAERQLIGAVVAAQTGTEPSDVTDISTIVAGPILRGSSVEVSAK